In the Candidatus Dependentiae bacterium genome, GATTCCTCAAGAAAAGACCTTCCTTCTTTCTCAACTTTTTGAAACGCATTGCCAAAATAATAATTTCTCAGAAGCACTTGACCAACAAGATATAGAAACAATCATCAAGCAAATACAATCGTCTCCTAGAAAAGAACTTAAAAAAATTGAACAGTGCTCCGAAGCTGGTAGTGAACGAAATTATATTGATGCAACAGTAATTGAAGCATTGCAAAATTCGATTGACGCATCACGCGAATTTTATAACAACCTCAACATCCTAACCGATGCTCAAACAGATAAGCTTGCAACCATTGATATAAGACTTGAACGACAACAAACAAATATCAAGGATCATGAAGCAATTAAGCTTACGATACACGACAATGCCGGATTCCCAAGTCTTCGTACACTTCTAACCAATTTCATCCTTCCAGACTTAAGTGAAAAATCGGCGGCGGCAGGAGCAATTGGCGAAATGGGTAATGGCTCATTTAAAATGTATCAAAAGGCTCAAGTTGTTCATGTTTTAACACGTACAACCAAAAATCCAAATTTATGTTATTTACTCAAAATTGAACCTGTCAGATCTCAAGGATCAGAATTGGTTAAAGACCTTGCATTAACCTGTTCGGATGTTTCATCATTAATTCAACCAGACTTTCATGGAACTTCTATTACCATAACGCTCCAAGAAGAATCGAGTGTTGCCACTGAGATGACGCTTGCAAGTACAATTGATTTTTTACACAACTACATAGGAAGCACCACCGCACATCTCACCGATGGAATTCCTTTCAAAATTATGCTTCACACCAATAATGAATCTATTGAACTTAATAAAGATTCTTCAAAAGAAATTCTTGATACTTTTGTTAATTGCAATAGCAAGCCTATAATACGTGTTTTCAAAAGGGCTCAACAGTATCTTTCTAGTTTTATTACTACAGCAGGAATTCCATTCTGCCCACTCGATATATTTGCCACTGAGCAAAACCTTCTCCCCCCAAGTTTTATTAAACAGCTTGGAAATGGCTATATCATCGACTTTGCTCCTGGAACATATGAACCGGTACAAAGCAGAACAAAATTGCAACTCATGATTCCAAGGAATAAAATTCGTGAAATTTTCTTAGATATTTTTTATGCGCAAGGATTAGAAAAAGCAATTAATGAGCAAATCCTTTTAGAACAAGGAAATAAAAGCTCAGATGAATCATTTCTAAAAAATAATTTCACTCACTTTTTCAGCCGATGTTCTCTGTTCCAACTAACGCCCAGCATAAAGGATCAAGAAATTTTTGATACAGCTCTGAGCCTCTTTCTAAAAAATGGAATTTGGCAATCCAATATTTTAGAATCAAAATTTTTTGATTTTTATAGAAATACAAATCACTCATCAATGAGTTTTGGCGAATACCTCCAAGAAATACATAAAGAGCTCCTCAATGCGGATGAAAAATATTTTCAAACTATTCAATGTAACCTTTATGCTGAATATCTAGCAGATATTAATAGCCTGTTTTCTTTACCAACCACAAATGAAAAAATAGCTGCTTTAGCTGGTCTGAAAACCAAATTTCAAGACAACATCACACGAAACCTTGCAAGCATCGATCAAGCAAGAGCATTATCACGCAGAGAAGTAATAAACACATGGGGGCAACAGAAGATAAGTCAAATCACCAGGCCAGACTCAGCGCTGAATGGAATACATCAAGGATTATTTAAAACTATTGTTATGAGTTGGATTAGTAGAAAAATGAACCCTCATAATTATTTCTATCATCCTGAAGTTCTTGCACAAGTATTCATAGACAATTTGACGGCCAAGGTAATTCCATCTCTCCTACAACAAAGTCAACAAGATTCCCCAAGCATACAAACAAATTCTGTTGAAGCAAACAAACTGATTGCACTCCTAGACTGCGTGAACACTCTTTTTTGCTCTGAATATCTATCCCTATCAGTTCCTCAGCTTATTAATAACGGCAGTAAGTCAATTTCCTGCTTTTTTTCAAACAACCTCAAGAAAAATACACTAGGCTTCTACCAACAAAACAAAAACCAAATCACTTTAAATCATGAAAATATCAATTTTATCGACATGATTACGCTTTTGGAAAAAATAAGATATTTCGATTCTGAAAAAAATTTGATTTCAGAAATTCAAAACGATAGCGCTTTTCAAACAATGTATCAGCCAACTCTTGGTAAAGTTCCAGTACTCATTCACGAACTTGAGCATGCTCGTCGTTACCATCTTCTTAATCAAGATCCAGGAAAAGGTGGGTGTGAGAAACACGATGACGGCTATGATATTGATAATAATTGCCTAAAATTTGATGCTTGTGCACAGAGCTGGGCAGAGTATGCTTTTAAGAAGGGTCTCATTTTAAATTGGATTAAAAAAGTTCAAAATATTTTACGTCAAGACCCAGAACTCACATTCATTATCATCAACATTACTAAGAAATCGGATGATGACCAGACTAAACAAATTATTGCTACACTGACAAATATTACATCAACACAAGCTCATATAAATGGATCACAAACTAATAAGACGATTGCCCCAAGGGTAATACCATCCATCGTTTTAGAAGATGCTCCTATTTTCAAATCATTGAAAAAACTCAAAGCATTTTTAGCACAAGGCAACGATATTAATAAACAATATCCGATAATCAAATTGACAATCCTTCATAAAGCAGTTACGGAGCAACTACCCGCCTACATCGAAGAACTTTTGAAAGAAAAAGCAAATCCAAACCTGCAAGATGCTGATGGCGACACGCCTCTTCATAAACTGTTTAAGACACCATATAGAAAATCAAGTAAAGAAATTGCAGAGCTGCTCATTGCATACAAAGCAAGCTTGGAAATAACGAACCATAAAGGAGATACGCCTTTCCACATAGCCGCAACTCAAACCTCGGGTCTCTATACTCATTTGCTCAAGCTCTTACAAAATGTAAATATCCAAAACGCTCAAACAGGTCAAACTCTGCTGCATATGATCTCAGCTCTTGCTTCTGACAAATCAGATCGAGCATTATATCTACTCCTTGAAAGACAAGCTGATGTGACTATTGCCGATGCTCAAGGCAATCTTCCACTTCACTATGCAGTTCAAAATAAAGACATCGATATTATAAAAAAACTTCTTGATGCAAACAAAGACGTCACTATCAATGCAAAAAATAAGATTGGTAAAACGCCGCTCTTCTTTGCGATTCAATCAAATAACATTGAAATTATTGATTTCCTTATCCAGCAAGGCGCTGATCCAAATATTGTTGATTATCAAGGAAATAACATGCTCCATCATGCTTTTTCATATAAACTTACAATCACTGCATCGGTAATTAAACATCTCATTAATAAAATTAATAATAATTTTGTTAATACGCCGAACCATAATGGAGAACTCCCAGCACATATAATTTCACCGTATGAAGTTGAAGGTACCTTTAAACTTATTATGAACAAAACGAAAAATCTCAATGCTCAAGATAAATATGGTGATACAGCGCTGCATAATCTCTTAAAAAAACCTATTGCTAACAACAATAAACATTATAAAAATCTCAGCTATCTAGCTAATCTGCTTAATCGCAAAAATTTACCACTCAATGTACGAAATTGCTATGGTATTACACCACAACATTATGCTCTTGAGAACAATTATCCTGAAAAATATCTCAATATTTTTACATCAAAAGAATTACTCGCTCTTCCTGAAGAATTTCACAACACACCACTTCATTGGGCTGCTGAAAATGGGTGCTCTGATTATGTTTGCGCACACATTGAAAGTGGTCAGTATCAGGTCGATAGCACACGCGACGGATTATCGCCGCTTCACCTTGCTGCATATCATGAACACTTGGATACGGTAAAAACACTCATTGGATTGCAGGCAAATATTAATCTCACCGATTCATGGGGACAAACAGCACTTCATTGGGCCCTTCTTGGTAATCATCAAAACGTTATTGATTACTTGTTAGAACAGGGAGCAAATCCTGATGCGCAAGATCATCTTGGAAGAAAACCTGATTTAGAAGGTAAAAACCTGAAAAGCTCAGAAAAACTTGCAAAGTTTTCGCTCAACCGCAACAACTAAATAAACTTTCTGGAAAGTATGAAAAAATACTTTGAATTGAACGTTTAGCTGGATCTTTACAGATTTTTATGGTAAAAATAGGAGCATAATCTGAAATTTTAAATTTTATGCGCCTGTAGCTCAATTGGATAGAGTACCGGACTTCGAATCCGTTGGTTGCAGGTTCGACTCCTGCCAGGCGCACCATCCTTATAGAAAAGCACTTCACCTTAACTCCTAAAACCTATATAATTAACGATAGGGGTACCTATAGCTCAGGCGAATACTTTGAGGCTCTGCGCTTGCTCATGACTTCGCAATTCCTAATCGCTAGGTCACGTTTTTATCCAACTTGCCCATCAAAGCCTCGACAAAGTCGGAAGCCTGACGAGGGATCCTGTCCGCCGTAACTTTAACACAAGCTAAAAGCCATATTAGGCACACCAGCCTACGCTCTAACGAGCTACGTCTGGCAGAACCAACCGCTTACATACGTAGACTGTCCGAATAAAACGGACTCACACGCAACACTATTTCTCATTTTACCCTCGGGAACCTATGCCAAAATACGATAAACCGGAACAAAAAAGATCTTACAAAACATCTTCAGATCAAACAAAAAAATATGCGTCACACAAAGCCTCAGACTCAAGGCGCGATACTGGAAAATCATTTAGACCAAGTCGTGATTTAGATTCAAGTGGAGCTCCTGAAAGACGCGGGGGTCAACGTCGTGATAACGACAGACCTTTTGGCGCTCGATCATTTGGCGACAAACCATACAACTCTGAACGGTCTTTTAATAAACCAGAGCATTCGTTCAATCGGCCAGAACGTTCAAACAACAGACCTGCTCGAACTTTTGGTGATAAGCCTTTCAACTCTGATAGGTCTTTTAACCGACCAGAGCGTTCATCTGACAGACCGGAACGTTCGTTCAATCGCCCAGAAAGATCAAACGACAGACCTGCTCGAACTTTTGGCAGTGAAGTTAAACCTGCTTGGGCACATAGAACTGAAGGCTCAAACCGCAACTTCGATTCAAGCGGCGCTCCTGAAAAACGTTGGGGGCAACATCGTAATAACGAAAGACCTTTTAGTGCTCGCCCATCGGGTGATAGACCTTTTGGCGCTCAATCATTTGGCGACAAACCATACAACGCCGAACGATCTTTTAATAAACCAGAGCGATCATTTGATAGACCGAATCGTTCGTTCAATCGACCAGAAAGATCAACCGACAGACCTGCTCGAACTTTTGGCAGTGAAGGTAAGCCTGCTTGGGCTAAGCGTAGTCCTGATTCAAGCGGTGCTCCTGAAAAACGTTGGGGGCAGCGTCGTGATAACGACAAACCTTCAAATCCAGAACGGTCAGCAAGCCGACCAGAGCAAACTGCCGAAAAACCTGTTCGAGCATATAACGATACAAGCAGAACAACATGGTCAAGCCGCAGCCCAGGCCGCACTTCAACTCGTCCAACCGGCGGACAAGGAAGAGGTAAAACAGTTAAAAAATTTAATCCTTCAGACTTTATAAAAAAAGTTGAAGAGCAAGTAATATCAGCTGCATATGTCCCTAAGCATGCTTTTTCAGATTTTCTTGTTGAAGAGCAAGTTAAGCAGAACATCATTAAACGAGGGTACACAACACCCACACCCATTCAAGATCAAACTATTCCGCTCTTGCTTGAGGGTAAAGACGTTATCGGCACGGCAAACACCGGCACCGGTAAAACAGCTGCTTTCTTGATTCCGCTAGTAAATAATCTCTTAACAAAAAAAACCTCTCGAGTGTTGATTATTACCCCAACTCGAGAGTTAGCTGCTCAAATTCAAGCTGAACTTGAATTTTTCAAGGCTGGAACAGGATTTTCTTCGGTGCTCTGCATTGGCGGATTAAGTATTAATCTTCAAATTAATGTTTTAAAACGAGATCCAGAATTTGTCATAGGCACACCAGGTCGATTAAAAGATTTAGAACAAAATAGACATTTAAATCTGTCCAAATACAATTCTATTGTTCTTGACGAAGTTGATACAATGCTTGATATGGGATTCATTAATGATATGAAATATATCCTTTCAAGATTACCTGAAAACCGTCATTCACTCTTCTTTTCAGCAACAATTTCTCCTGAAATTAAGATGTTAATGAATCAGTTTTTACGCAATCCAGTTTCAATCAGCGTCAAGACAAGACAAACCGCTGAAAACGTAAACCAGGATATCATCAAGGTCAATCCTTTAAATAAAATTGAAGTGTTGCACGATCTTCTCATTAAGCCTGAGTTTACTAAAGTAATCATCTTTGTAAGAACCAAACGATCAACCGATAAACTATCCAAGAACTTACGCGAGCGCGGCTTTAAGATTGCTACAATGCATGGCGATAAGAGTCAAGCTCAACGCAAAAAAGCTCTTGCGATGTTCAAAGATAATCACATCAAAATCCTGCTTGCTACCGACGTTGTTGCTCGAGGAATAGATATCGACGATGTTTCGCATGTTATCAATTACGATCTTCCTCAAACTCATGAAGATTATATTCACAGAATTGGCAGAACTGGTCGAGCTAACAAAGTTGGCCAAGCGCTTACTTTTATTGAATAAAACTTCAGTAATAAGTCGTACTTAATTTTCATATTTCCAATGGGTGTTCAGATGAGTAAAATCACTTGAACACCCATTCTTTTTTTGATACTTCTCATAACCTAAAGTTGATGTAAGCTCATTTATTAAGCG is a window encoding:
- a CDS encoding ankyrin repeat domain-containing protein, whose amino-acid sequence is MKLKHIFIFILAIQCMASLTGMKPDANQNIIHEKENKKRTLSESGLQASSNALEPLRSKSCTQHLEESLKNVRTTFSLTAIIEAHLASNDQEEQARELLNYLNNPATYHTQNPTRHALAQKWIRNATSRISPDETRFLTEIITNACDACLDPLHAIGKRGLGFFSIFNTLAWNATIEVKTSYYDINGQLQNYSMLFEKVENGNKEQSINVTFNYTQNTNCTGTGTTVCIKPALGNLISDSFLSKLTISSCKSLRFYTHVPIILKTEDVYGLEKSNFLINIGLSNNSNQAPIQVSLSPHKITVHDSGRGMPLWTALQDLLIPSQSLKNPPIKKIDSIIPIPKRAQALHHSSHFFMTANGVTIICKKLPIPLFNDQNQLQDLFIELPKWTSTTLALNEITISNDGLSDEEVFIKKMILATIQEVISGKNKDNQVLYALYQALDVWEKESSSTHIKGKFSKYLQDQLNQALKSERTFAAPLEFVPLYNKLFKHANDGITIIPVHPALVYNNYEPLEEHLMKLGRERLATPSRNPLKLLKQRGAAGELIFGLYVFCASNLTQASHLGLRTCIFIPESIFTEAKSEAELINRLLCSLPERRYQATAEIKSSRMQTLTAEQQQIFNSFCSQYHLLFEQFKLSPGTLSGSNQFAYSWTENVTAPLTSLVPNRQAITTRLMQDSLSFNMFQLILTTLNISPEIHQEIQSLHGTHLGGYRNLFNFGPQSLPYTYGAGDTKISCTFNGVTTHYCGMIAPLICMLDPEEKIYLHNIMQLQKKDFLEKISSSNRDRLLSSYQLHIPSSLGGTPLFFLGALAAKTNYNAQARELIKTIIDTVKGPEELAFITTILINLPETLFKHVLTPAGLETLKSVIHYYIQEKIEPITIKKFYAKLQLINHEKIQNILSFAAQEQASKSIERIFEKLMQGQADILESFSTLPPELTKQENKIPQEKTFLLSQLFETHCQNNNFSEALDQQDIETIIKQIQSSPRKELKKIEQCSEAGSERNYIDATVIEALQNSIDASREFYNNLNILTDAQTDKLATIDIRLERQQTNIKDHEAIKLTIHDNAGFPSLRTLLTNFILPDLSEKSAAAGAIGEMGNGSFKMYQKAQVVHVLTRTTKNPNLCYLLKIEPVRSQGSELVKDLALTCSDVSSLIQPDFHGTSITITLQEESSVATEMTLASTIDFLHNYIGSTTAHLTDGIPFKIMLHTNNESIELNKDSSKEILDTFVNCNSKPIIRVFKRAQQYLSSFITTAGIPFCPLDIFATEQNLLPPSFIKQLGNGYIIDFAPGTYEPVQSRTKLQLMIPRNKIREIFLDIFYAQGLEKAINEQILLEQGNKSSDESFLKNNFTHFFSRCSLFQLTPSIKDQEIFDTALSLFLKNGIWQSNILESKFFDFYRNTNHSSMSFGEYLQEIHKELLNADEKYFQTIQCNLYAEYLADINSLFSLPTTNEKIAALAGLKTKFQDNITRNLASIDQARALSRREVINTWGQQKISQITRPDSALNGIHQGLFKTIVMSWISRKMNPHNYFYHPEVLAQVFIDNLTAKVIPSLLQQSQQDSPSIQTNSVEANKLIALLDCVNTLFCSEYLSLSVPQLINNGSKSISCFFSNNLKKNTLGFYQQNKNQITLNHENINFIDMITLLEKIRYFDSEKNLISEIQNDSAFQTMYQPTLGKVPVLIHELEHARRYHLLNQDPGKGGCEKHDDGYDIDNNCLKFDACAQSWAEYAFKKGLILNWIKKVQNILRQDPELTFIIINITKKSDDDQTKQIIATLTNITSTQAHINGSQTNKTIAPRVIPSIVLEDAPIFKSLKKLKAFLAQGNDINKQYPIIKLTILHKAVTEQLPAYIEELLKEKANPNLQDADGDTPLHKLFKTPYRKSSKEIAELLIAYKASLEITNHKGDTPFHIAATQTSGLYTHLLKLLQNVNIQNAQTGQTLLHMISALASDKSDRALYLLLERQADVTIADAQGNLPLHYAVQNKDIDIIKKLLDANKDVTINAKNKIGKTPLFFAIQSNNIEIIDFLIQQGADPNIVDYQGNNMLHHAFSYKLTITASVIKHLINKINNNFVNTPNHNGELPAHIISPYEVEGTFKLIMNKTKNLNAQDKYGDTALHNLLKKPIANNNKHYKNLSYLANLLNRKNLPLNVRNCYGITPQHYALENNYPEKYLNIFTSKELLALPEEFHNTPLHWAAENGCSDYVCAHIESGQYQVDSTRDGLSPLHLAAYHEHLDTVKTLIGLQANINLTDSWGQTALHWALLGNHQNVIDYLLEQGANPDAQDHLGRKPDLEGKNLKSSEKLAKFSLNRNN
- a CDS encoding DEAD/DEAH box helicase, which encodes MPKYDKPEQKRSYKTSSDQTKKYASHKASDSRRDTGKSFRPSRDLDSSGAPERRGGQRRDNDRPFGARSFGDKPYNSERSFNKPEHSFNRPERSNNRPARTFGDKPFNSDRSFNRPERSSDRPERSFNRPERSNDRPARTFGSEVKPAWAHRTEGSNRNFDSSGAPEKRWGQHRNNERPFSARPSGDRPFGAQSFGDKPYNAERSFNKPERSFDRPNRSFNRPERSTDRPARTFGSEGKPAWAKRSPDSSGAPEKRWGQRRDNDKPSNPERSASRPEQTAEKPVRAYNDTSRTTWSSRSPGRTSTRPTGGQGRGKTVKKFNPSDFIKKVEEQVISAAYVPKHAFSDFLVEEQVKQNIIKRGYTTPTPIQDQTIPLLLEGKDVIGTANTGTGKTAAFLIPLVNNLLTKKTSRVLIITPTRELAAQIQAELEFFKAGTGFSSVLCIGGLSINLQINVLKRDPEFVIGTPGRLKDLEQNRHLNLSKYNSIVLDEVDTMLDMGFINDMKYILSRLPENRHSLFFSATISPEIKMLMNQFLRNPVSISVKTRQTAENVNQDIIKVNPLNKIEVLHDLLIKPEFTKVIIFVRTKRSTDKLSKNLRERGFKIATMHGDKSQAQRKKALAMFKDNHIKILLATDVVARGIDIDDVSHVINYDLPQTHEDYIHRIGRTGRANKVGQALTFIE